One window from the genome of Oryza glaberrima chromosome 3, OglaRS2, whole genome shotgun sequence encodes:
- the LOC127768626 gene encoding protein MODIFIER OF SNC1 11 isoform X1, with product MASQSTKPAQAAAEPSPPAATAAAGEAPPAPNPASAATPAQNPTAAAGAAAGGATDLEKKMRRAERFGTAVVMSEEEKRSSRAERFGTGSSNEKAEEQKRKSRAERFGLASSSADEDAKKKARLERFGQSTNVDKGEEEKRKARALRFAETSSGPSQENGKDSSKPTQDAATVAGTA from the exons ATGGCGTCGCAGAGCACCAAGCccgcgcaggccgccgccgagccgtccccgccggcggccaccgcagcagcgggggaggcgccgccggcTCCGAACCCCGCGTCGGCCGCCACGCCAGCCCAAAACCCTACCGCTGCCGCGGGGGCGGCCGCTGGCGGGGCCACGGATCTGGAGAAGAAGATGCGCCGCGCTGAGCGGTTCGGGACGGCCGTGGTGATGTCCGAGGAGGAGAAGCGCAGCAGCCGCGCCGAGAG GTTTGGGACTGGATCTTCAAATGAAAAGGCGGAGGAACAAAAGAGGAAGTCCAGGGCTGAGAG ATTTGGCCTTGCCTCATCTTCTGCTGACGAAGACGCTAAGAAAAAAGCTCGTTTAGAACGATTTGGTCAGAgtacaaatgttgacaagggggaagaagagaaaagaaaggcaCGAGCTCTTAG GTTTGCAGAAACATCTAGTGGACCATCTCAAGAAAATGGCAAAGACAGCTCCAAGCCG ACGCAGGACGCGGCCACTGTGGCAGGCACGGCATAA
- the LOC127768626 gene encoding protein MODIFIER OF SNC1 11 isoform X2, with the protein MASQSTKPAQAAAEPSPPAATAAAGEAPPAPNPASAATPAQNPTAAAGAAAGGATDLEKKMRRAERFGTAVVMSEEEKRSSRAERFGTGSSNEKAEEQKRKSRAERFGLASSSADEDAKKKARLERFGQSTNVDKGEEEKRKARALRFAETSSGPSQENGKDSSKPDAATVAGTA; encoded by the exons ATGGCGTCGCAGAGCACCAAGCccgcgcaggccgccgccgagccgtccccgccggcggccaccgcagcagcgggggaggcgccgccggcTCCGAACCCCGCGTCGGCCGCCACGCCAGCCCAAAACCCTACCGCTGCCGCGGGGGCGGCCGCTGGCGGGGCCACGGATCTGGAGAAGAAGATGCGCCGCGCTGAGCGGTTCGGGACGGCCGTGGTGATGTCCGAGGAGGAGAAGCGCAGCAGCCGCGCCGAGAG GTTTGGGACTGGATCTTCAAATGAAAAGGCGGAGGAACAAAAGAGGAAGTCCAGGGCTGAGAG ATTTGGCCTTGCCTCATCTTCTGCTGACGAAGACGCTAAGAAAAAAGCTCGTTTAGAACGATTTGGTCAGAgtacaaatgttgacaagggggaagaagagaaaagaaaggcaCGAGCTCTTAG GTTTGCAGAAACATCTAGTGGACCATCTCAAGAAAATGGCAAAGACAGCTCCAAGCCG GACGCGGCCACTGTGGCAGGCACGGCATAA
- the LOC127768625 gene encoding uncharacterized protein LOC127768625: protein MQRQKQPQPSHIVRPSLTPNLGPLDTTTTTRNVDERREAKLGEMAATAMQCRGGERSEDGGGGGMRTVECLRGRLLAERVASKAAKEEADSLAKRLDELEKKLSDEVKIRNKAERRLRRAIKKLESLKILDVELSDSSIGSLSSNSCSGHRAPETEADVNNPGSSAGSCTQVNSSQEGSWCSVVSEQSPSVHCKEEEENGLDPEDAKNCGSGEEAGDHDSERTHGTLPCSRDDEPVHVPSEFGSSKSQDNQRDEDDDRLALVLVDPQPNAETGNEDDMRIDIQARKAQAEPREGDGEMEEANELAIVLVDPQPEPKAEPAATARPRNDVQSVLLALRQVKEQLRYTIERRSELVAHQELCGHC from the exons ATGCAGCGGCAGAAGCAGCCACAGCCGTCACATATCGTACGCCCATCCCTGACCCCAAATCTTGGTCCCTTggatactactactaccaccagAAACGTCGACGAGAGAAGGGAAGCTAAGCTAGGAGAAATGGCTGCCACAGCCATGCAATGCAG GGGAGGTGAGCGCAgcgaggacggcggtggcggtggcatgAGGACAGTGGAGTGCCTGAGAGGGAGGCTGCTTGCAGAGAGGGTAGCATCCAAGGCTGCCAAGGAGGAGGCTGATTCACTCGCCAAAAGG CTGGATGAGCTGGAGAAGAAGCTCTCCGACGAGGTCAAGATCAGGAACAAGGCGGAGAGGAGGCTCAGGAGGGCCATAAAGAAGCTGGAGTCCCTCAAGATTTTGGATGTGGAGCTCTCGGACAGCTCCATCGGGTCACTCTCCTCCAATAGCTGCTCCGGTCACCGCgcgccggagacggaggcggaCGTGAACAATCCTGGCTCCTCGGCTGGTTCATGCACTCAGGTGAACTCCTCCCAGGAAGGGAGCTGGTGCTCTGTTGTGTCCGAGCAATCACCATCTGTTCAttgcaaggaggaggaggagaatggCTTGGACCCTGAAGATGCTAAGAACTGCGGCTCTGGGGAGGAGGCTGGTGACCATGACTCAGAGAG AACACATGGAACGCTCCCATGTAGCAGGGATGATGAACCTGTTCATGTGCCATCCGAGTTCGGCTCATCAAAATCCCAAGATAACCAacgcgacgaggacgacgacagGCTAGCGCTGGTGCTGGTAGACCCGCAGCCGAATGCAGAAACAGGCAACGAAGACGATATGCGTATCGATATCCAAGCACGGAAGGCTCAGGCCGAGCCCAGAGAGGGAGACGGCGAAATGGAGGAGGCGAATGAGCTCGCGATCGTGCTCGTGGACCCGCAACCCGAGCCCAAGGCGGAgcctgcggcgacggcgaggccgcgcAACGACGTGCAGTCCGTGCTCCTCGCGCTGCGGCAGGTGAAGGAGCAGCTGCGGTACACGATCGAGAGGAGGTCGGAGCTCGTCGCCCACCAGGAGCTTTGCGGCCACTGTTGA
- the LOC127768623 gene encoding pentatricopeptide repeat-containing protein At2g37310 yields MKLPAWLTAVPPDPRAYGHLIQLCAESGHLAAARQIHARLVAASVTPSNFLASKLISLYSRADRLRDARRVFDSIPQPSLFAWNAILISLSLHSPDPSAAVRLFASSAVSPDEITLSTLLRSLAASGPALSPLVTGELHAVAFLRGFGSDLFVSNALITAYANAGDMRSARAVFDEMPRRDVVSWNSLISACARACWYRECLDLFQEFVRVRCSDGDGVGPNGVTVTSVLHACAQLKVVDFGIGVHRFAAESGLDMDMVVWNSIIGFYAKCGRLQYARQLLDGMTRKDSISYSAMITGYMNNGHVEEGMQLFRQASARGISMWNSVIAGLVQNGRQSDVLRLLQEMIASKVLPNSATLSIVMPSVPSFSTLLGAKQAHGYAIRNDYDQSIRLVSALIDAYAKAGFLDTARKVFKLTEHRSTIVWTSIISAVAAHGEAVEALSLFNQMITAGAKPDTVTFTTVLSACAHSGKVAEARKVFNSMQAVFGISPVIEQYACMVSALSRAGMLKEAVKLVNKMPFEPNAKVWGALLNGAAVVGDVEFGRYAFDRLFIIEPKNTGNYIVMANLYSNAGKWEEAETIRSMLWGVGLEKVPGCTWN; encoded by the coding sequence ATGAAGCTGCCGGCGTGGCtcaccgccgtgccgccggaTCCTAGGGCGTACGGTCACCTCATCCAGCTCTGCGCGGAAtccggccacctcgccgccgcccggcagATCCACgcgcgcctcgtcgccgcctccgtgaCGCCCTCCAACTTCCTCGCCTCCAAGCTCATCTCCCTCTACTCCCGCGCCGACCGCCTGCGCGACGCCCGCAGGGTGTTCGACTCTATCCCGCAGCCCAGCCTCTTCGCCTGGAACGCCATCCTCATCTCGCTCTCCCTCCACTCGCCGGACCCTTCCGCGGCCGTCCGCCtgttcgcctcctccgccgtctccCCCGACGAGATCACCCTCTCCACGCTCCTCAGGTCCCTCGCCGCGTCCGGCCCGGCGCTCTCCCCACTCGTCACCGGGGAGCTCCACGCCGTCGCGTTCCTGCGGGGCTTCGGGTCAGACCTGTTCGTGTCCAATGCGCTCATCACCGCATATGCGAACGCCGGGGACATGCGCTCCGCTCGCGctgtgttcgatgaaatgccgaGAAGGGACGTCGTGTCCTGGAACTCGCTTATATCCGCGTGTGCCCGTGCATGCTGGTATAGAGAGTGCTTGGATCTGTTCCAGGAGTTCGTGCGGGTTCGTTGcagtgatggtgatggtgttgGGCCGAACGGTGTCACGGTGACAAGTGTTCTGCATGCTTGCGCGCAGCTCAAGGTTGTTGATTTCGGGATTGGTGTTCACCGATTTGCTGCGGAGAGTGGGCTGGACATGGACATGGTAGTATGGAACTCAATAATTGGGTTTTATGCCAAATGTGGGAGGTTACAATATGCACGACAGTTGTTGGATGGAATGACTAGGAAGGATTCAATCAGTTACAGTGCAATGATCACAGGGTACATGAATAACGGGCATGTTGAAGAGGGAATGCAGCTTTTCCGGCAAGCAAGTGCTCGGGGCATCAGCATGTGGAATTCAGTGATTGCGGGCTTAGTTCAAAATGGGCGCCAGTCAGATGTTCTTCGGTTGTTGCAAGAAATGATTGCCTCTAAAGTACTACCCAATTCAGCCACACTTTCAATCGTCATGCCTTCAGTTCCTTCTTTCTCAACACTACTGGGAGCAAAGCAAGCTCATGGTTATGCGATCAGAAATGACTATGATCAGAGCATCAGATTGGTCAGTGCATTGATTGATGCGTATGCAAAGGCTGGATTTCTTGATACAGCCAGGAAGGTGTTTAAACTGACTGAACATAGAAGCACAATTGTTTGGACATCAATCATATCGGCTGTCGCAGCTCATGGAGAAGCAGTTGAAGCATTGAGCCTGTTCAATCAGATGATTACTGCTGGTGCGAAGCCAGACACTGTAACTTTCACCACTGTGCTTAGTGCGTGTGCCCATTCTGGCAAGGTAGCTGAAGCTCGTAAGGTTTTTAACTCAATGCAGGCTGTTTTTGGTATCTCTCCAGTGATTGAGCAGTATGCTTGCATGGTTTCTGCACTCAGTCGTGCAGGGATGCTCAAGGAAGCAGTTAAGCTCGTCAACAAGATGCCTTTTGAGCCAAATGCAAAGGTCTGGGGTGCATTGCTTAATGGAGCAGCAGTAGTTGGTGACGTTGAGTTCGGGCGTTATGCATTTGATCGCTTGTTTATCATTGAACCTAAGAATACGGGTAATTACATTGTTATGGCTAATTTATACTCAAATGCTGGCAAATGGGAAGAAGCTGAAACCATAAGGAGCATGCTGTGGGGAGTTGGATTGGAGAAGGTTCCTGGGTGTACTTGGAATTGA
- the LOC127768624 gene encoding cardiolipin synthase (CMP-forming), mitochondrial has product MRVRKRNSSLLLLPRPPHLSPQPAAQTRGNRPINPSINQPIRPMPPSVATHASLLLKAAAAAAHLHPKPFFSPRAAPPRIPSAPAPPAAGGSRYRPTTTTTAAATATSATAACRWFRWPPPAQPPVRGLCSLPHSGGGGGGGEGMGSEGVGRRRRVVAPAVNGVAKDGAPQPPPPKLLTLPTVLTIGRVAAVPLLISTFYMEGPWAATATTGIFLAAAVTDWLDGYIARKMQLGTPFGAFLDPVADKLMVAATLVLLCTKPLEISLLRDGPWLLTVPAIAIIGREITMSAVREWAASQNTKVLEAVAVNNLGKWKTATQMTALTILLASRDKSLPAQDALVTSGVALLYVSAGLAIWSLVVYMRKIWRILLK; this is encoded by the exons ATGCGAGTGCGTAAGCGtaactcctccctcctcctcctcccacgtcCCCCGCACCTTTCCCCCCAACCCGCAGCCCAAACAAGAGGGAATCGACCAATCAatccatcaatcaatcaaccgaTCCGACCCATGCCCCCATCCGTCGCCACCCACGCATCCCTCCTCCtcaaagccgccgccgcagccgcgcacCTCCACCCCAAGCCCTTCTTCTCCCcacgcgcggcgccgccgcggatccCGTctgcccccgcgccgccggccgcaggaGGCAGCCGCTAccgtccgacgacgacgacgacggcggcggcgacggcgaccagcgccaccgccgcgtgcCGCTGGTTCCGGTGGCCCCCGCCCGCGCAGCCGCCCGTGAGGGGTCTGTGCTCCTTGCCGCAttctggcggtggcggtggtggtggtgagggtATGGGATCTGAAGGggtcgggaggaggaggcgggtggTGGCGCCTGCGGTGAACGGGGTGGCGAAGGACGGGGCGCCACAGCCGCCTCCGCCCAAGCTGCTCACGCTGCCCACCGTGCTCACCAttggccgcgtcgccgccgtgccgctcctGATAAGCA CTTTCTACATGGAGGGGCCTTGGGCAGCAACTGCGACAACTGGCATCTTCCTTGCTGCTGCAGTCACTGATTGGCTAGATGGTTATATCGCGAGAAAG ATGCAGTTAGGAACACCTTTTGGTGCATTTCTTGATCCTGTGGCTGACAAG CTTATGGTAGCTGCAACATTAGTGTTGCTGTGCACCAAACCTTTGGAAATTTCACTGCTCAGAGATGGGCCATGGCTTCTAACGGTTCCTGCCATTGCTATTATTGGGAGAGAG ATCACAATGTCAGCTGTGAGAGAATGGGCTGCGTCTCAGAATACCAAAGTTCTTGAG GCTGTGGCAGTTAACAATTTGGGGAAGTGGAAGACCGCAACGCAGATGACAGCATTGACTATCCTCCTTGCGAGCAGAGACAAAAG TCTTCCTGCACAAGATGCTCTGGTTACTTCCGGCGTCGCATTGCTTTATGTATCAGCTGGACTTGCCATATGGTCCCTAGTGGTGTACATGAGAAAGATATGGCGGATACTTCTAAAATAG